CGTCTCTTTCATGTTCAATAGAATCCGTGACTTTTAAAAGCTTAAACGCAACTGCAATTGTTCGAAGCGCTTGACTACCTAAGCTATGAATAGCCGCCTGTACTTCTTTTCTATATAGCTCACTTAACGGCTGCTGCTTATCCCCCCATAAGATTGTTTGACTCATTTGCAAAAGAACATCAGGTGCTCCTTTCGTAACAATAAACTTTTTCCCCTCTCGATCTCGTACAATAACACTCATCATTTTTCGAGTTGAATCAAAGGGAAATTCACGAATAATTTCAAATTTCCCTTTCAACGCCTCACGTGTTATCCCAGCTTTCATTGCTGCAGCTACAAGCGCTCCCTCTGTTGGATCTCCATCTAATACGTACGCCTTTTTCTTTTGAATAATATTTGCATTGTTACATAGTGAACCAAATGTAAGTAGCTGATAAAGTGATTTTGTCTTAGCTGGATTCACTTCTTTTTCACCTTTCATAAAAGAGCCATTAGGTTCATATCCTTGCCCTGTCACTTTCCACAATTCTCCGCCTGACCACATATGTGTTACCATCATTTTGTTTTGCGTCATTGTTCCCGTTTTATCAGAGCATATAACAGAAGCGCAGCCTAACGTTTCTACGGCCGGTAACTTCCTTACAATTGCTCTCTTTTTTATCATACGCTGTACACCAAGTGATAAAGCTACTGTAACAATTGCTGGCAATCCTTCTGGAATAGCCGCAACAGCTAGCGATACGCCAGCTAAAAACATATGATATACTTCATTCCCTTGATACACACCAGCCAATACAACGAGCGCTGTCAAAATAAGAGCTACAATAATTAATATTTTTCCGAGCTGTTCTAACCTTCTTTGCAGTGGCGTTTCCATTTGCTCTGCATTTTGCAACATATTTGCAATTTGCCCCATCGCTGTATTCATACCAGTTGCTACAACAACTCCTGTACCAGATCCTCGCGTAATCATTGTCCCCATAAAAGCCATATTTTTTTGATCCCCAATTGCAACATCTTGCCCTTGCAATGCTTCTACCTTCTTTTGTACAGGTACGGACTCCCCTGTCAAAGCAGACTCTTCAATATATAAACTTGATGCCTCAACAAGACGCACATCAGCCCCAATACGATCACCACTGGAAAACTTAATAATATCCCCTAAAACAAGTGCTTTAGATGGTGCTTTTACCCACTTTCCATTCCGCATTACAGTAACTTGCGGAGCGGCTAGTTCCTTTAAAGCTTCCAATGATTTTTCAGCTTTTCTTTCTTGAAAAAAGCCGAGAATACCATTGATAATAACAATGGCAACAATAGCAATAGAATCAATGTATTCACCTAAAAACGCAGAAACAATTGTTGCTCCAAACAAAACGAGTACCATGAAATCTTTAAACTGTGCTAAAAATACCATTAGTGCAGAAGGCCTTTTTGCTTCTTCTAATTCATTAGTACCAAATTTCTTTACTCGCCCTTCTGCTTCTTTCTCTGTAAGTCCAACCTTTACATTCGTATTCGTTCTTTCTTCCACTTCATGTGCTCGCATTCCATACCAGTTCATCCTGCTATCGACCTCCTGATTCCAGACATACTCTATTGAAAGCTTATTCAGCCTCGTCCAAAAAAATGCTATAATTAACATTTAGTTAGAAAGGAGTGTTCATTTATGGCATTCGATGGATTATTTACAAGAGCGATTACACATGAAATTGAAAATTCTCTTTACACAGGAAGAATTTCCAAAATATATCAACCTTCAAAATACGAGATTTTATTACATATTCGAGCGAATGGAAAGAACCAAAAACTAATTCTTTCATCTCATCCTACATATGCGCGTATGCACTTAACGAATCAAAACTACGATTCGCCAGCAATACCGCCGATGTTCTGTATGCTTCTTCGCAAACATTTAGAAGGTGGATTTATTGAAAAAATTGAACAAATCGACTTAGAACGCATTATTCAAATTACAGTTCGCAGTCGTAATGAAATCGGAGACGAATCATTAAAAACATTAGTAATTGAAATAATGGGACGACATAGTAACATTATCTTATTAGATACGAAAACAAACGTGATTTTAGATAGCTTAAAACACGTTTCATTAGCCGTAAACCGTCACCGAACTGTATATGCTGGCGCTGAGTACGTCGCGCCACCAGCCCAACATAAAATCAATCCTCTGCAAATTGAAACCGCAGATGATTTTATTAGACCGCTAGACTTTCTATCTGGAAATATGGATAAACAACTCGTGGGGGCCTTCATGGGAATATCCCCATTATTTGCAAAAGAAGTAGTAAAGAAAGCCGGTATGGTAAACGAGAAAGCATTATCAGAAGCATTTTTCTCTATACAAACACCATTACTATCTCATGCATATACACCAACAATGATTACTGCAAATGGAAAAGAATTCTTTTATCTTTTCCCTCTTACACACTTGCAAGGAGAAGAAAAAACATTCTCATCAGTGAGCGAACTGTTAGATCGTTTCTTCTTTGGCAAGGCAGAACGTGATCGTGTAAAACAACAAGCTCATGATTTAGAGCGCTTTATGCAAAACGAAAAAAATAAAAATGAGAAAAAACTCATTAAACTCGAAAAAACACTGCAAGATGCTGGAAA
This genomic interval from Bacillus thuringiensis contains the following:
- a CDS encoding calcium-translocating P-type ATPase, SERCA-type, translated to MNWYGMRAHEVEERTNTNVKVGLTEKEAEGRVKKFGTNELEEAKRPSALMVFLAQFKDFMVLVLFGATIVSAFLGEYIDSIAIVAIVIINGILGFFQERKAEKSLEALKELAAPQVTVMRNGKWVKAPSKALVLGDIIKFSSGDRIGADVRLVEASSLYIEESALTGESVPVQKKVEALQGQDVAIGDQKNMAFMGTMITRGSGTGVVVATGMNTAMGQIANMLQNAEQMETPLQRRLEQLGKILIIVALILTALVVLAGVYQGNEVYHMFLAGVSLAVAAIPEGLPAIVTVALSLGVQRMIKKRAIVRKLPAVETLGCASVICSDKTGTMTQNKMMVTHMWSGGELWKVTGQGYEPNGSFMKGEKEVNPAKTKSLYQLLTFGSLCNNANIIQKKKAYVLDGDPTEGALVAAAMKAGITREALKGKFEIIREFPFDSTRKMMSVIVRDREGKKFIVTKGAPDVLLQMSQTILWGDKQQPLSELYRKEVQAAIHSLGSQALRTIAVAFKLLKVTDSIEHERDVEKDFMLVGIQGMIDPPRPEVAQAVKECKEAGIRTVMITGDHKVTAMAIAEQLGVLPPDGRVVEGVELANMDVEELENVVEDTYVFARVSPEHKLKIVKALQNQGHIVAMTGDGVNDAPAIKTADIGIAMGITGTDVAKEASSLVLLDDNFATIKSAIKEGRNIYENIRKFIRYLLASNVGEILVMLFAMLLALPLPMVPIQILWVNLVTDGLPAMALGLDKAEGDVMKRTPRHPKEGVFARGLAWKIISRGFLIGAVTLVAFIIAYNQHPNELKYAQTVAFATLVLAQLIHVFDCRSEHSVFHRNPFGNVYLVGAVIISLLLMLVVIYYPPLQPIFSTMPIQARDWLLIGGLSSIPTFLLVGSLLTGRKAKKKKSMLYKKGLNLK
- a CDS encoding Rqc2 family fibronectin-binding protein; the encoded protein is MAFDGLFTRAITHEIENSLYTGRISKIYQPSKYEILLHIRANGKNQKLILSSHPTYARMHLTNQNYDSPAIPPMFCMLLRKHLEGGFIEKIEQIDLERIIQITVRSRNEIGDESLKTLVIEIMGRHSNIILLDTKTNVILDSLKHVSLAVNRHRTVYAGAEYVAPPAQHKINPLQIETADDFIRPLDFLSGNMDKQLVGAFMGISPLFAKEVVKKAGMVNEKALSEAFFSIQTPLLSHAYTPTMITANGKEFFYLFPLTHLQGEEKTFSSVSELLDRFFFGKAERDRVKQQAHDLERFMQNEKNKNEKKLIKLEKTLQDAGKADKYQLFGELLTANMYALKKGDKDIEVVNYYDENGGTVKITLDPLKTPSENAQRYFQKYQKAKNSVVVVEEQIEKTNEEILYFDSLLQQMEAASSKDIEEIREELAEEGYVRNRKTKNAKKKPTKPVLDKYVASDGTEIFVGKNNKQNDYLTTKFARRDEIWLHTKDIPGSHVVIRSLEPAEETLLEAAKIAAYYSKAKESSSVPVDFTKIRHVKKPSGAKIGFVTYDNQQTVYVTPDADIVMKLKA